Proteins from a single region of Ziziphus jujuba cultivar Dongzao chromosome 1, ASM3175591v1:
- the LOC125422440 gene encoding calcium-transporting ATPase 12, plasma membrane-type, which translates to MVRGPEDGANIGIFINLLKDESSSVLPDDQVSIEVHLHAEVDDDDYCRRARDNANRQRANIVKIVKEKDKDSLQSFGGVRGIAEALCTDLELGILGDEESLEFRNARESAEAAQISSTQAAREAPIRIKQEGRKTGWYEGAIITVVIFIFILAPIFCNLIRKRPQRLLEMQKPIDTVVVIRDGCQKELLISNVVVGDVVCLTSGSPIPGDGLVIVNPGDDHSLLVVDHDGLESTVDEKTPFLFYGAKVINGNGQMLITSVGLDTVLGELMNQVSNTCNETPLPAQLEKVGTTTQIAGISISILTLVVLFLRFMLEGKHTTNQHSADLPELKNTAATKGIIDIIKKVATKPDGKICRFTTLLAILLVGIQEPIPFVILLATAYMRKRMFSGKAYAEDLLAYVTVGSANIICAEKLYQPEVVKCYVGGENIQKGCWADSGVGTCVVEVLCQCISTPILMALVHGRSTEDPLLPWAASELGMDMEISRQNSTVQEMKALSSNEEGSTENMEDTISEYAGKALQRRY; encoded by the exons ATGGTGAGAGGACCTGAGGACGGAG CTAATATAGGAATATTCATTAATTTGTTGAAGGACGAATCTTCTTCAGTTTTACCTGATGACCAAGTATCAATAGAGGTCCATCTGCATGCAGAGGTAGATGATGATGACTACTGTAGAAGAGCCAGGGATAATGCAAACCGGCAACGTGCAAACATAGTGAAGATAGTAAAGGAAAAGGACAAGGATTCTTTACAGAGTTTTGGAGGCGTTCGAGGAATTGCCGAAGCTCTTTGTACCGATCTAGAGCTCGGGATTCTTGGAGACGAAGAAAGTCTTGAATTTCGAAATGCAAGGGAAAGTGCAGAAGCAGCACAGATTTCCTCAACACAGGCAGCAAGAGAAGCTCCTATACG TATCAAGCAGGAGGGCCGGAAGACTGGTTGGTATGAAGGCGCCATCATAACAGTGGTGATTTTCATATTCATACTTGCCCCTATTTTCTGCAATCTCATACGCAAACGACCACAGAGGCTTTTGGAGATGCAGAAACCAATCGATACAGTAGTTGTGATCAGAGATGGATGCCAAAAGGAATTATTAATCTCCAATGTTGTGGTGGGGGATGTGGTCTGCCTCACTAGCGGATCTCCAATCCCTGGTGATGGATTAGTCATTGTTAATCCAGGTGATGACCACTCCCTCCTTGTTGTCGATCATGATGGTTTGGAGTCAACAGTTGATGAGAAAACTCCATTTTTGTTCTATGGTGCGAAGGTGATTAACGGCAACGGACAAATGCTGATAACTTCTGTGGGACTGGACACAGTATTGGGGGAGCTGATGAATCAAGTTTCCAATACTTGCAATGAGACCCCATTACCAGCTCAACTTGAAAAGGTTGGCACAACAACACAGATAGCTGGGATCTCAATCTCTATTTTAACCCTTGTGGTGTTGTTCCTCCGTTTTATGCTTGAAGGCAAACATACTACGAATCAACACTCAGCTGATCTCCCAGAGCTAAAGAATACAGCAGCAACCAAGGGAATTATTGACATCATCAAGAAAGTTGCCACAAAACCAGATGGAAAGATCTGTCGCTTCACAACTTTACTGGCCATTTTGCTGGTAGGAATCCAAGAGCCAATTCCTTTTGTCATCCTATTAGCCACGGCTTATATGAGAAAAAGGATGTTTTCAGGCAAAGCTTATGCTGAGGACCTATTGGCTTATGTCACAGTAGGCTCTGCCAATATCATTTGTGCTGAAAAGTTATACCAGCCCGAAGTTGTTAAGTGCTATGTTGGTGGGGAAAACATTCAGAAAGGCTGCTGGGCCGACTCTGGAGTAGGTACATGCGTTGTTGAAGTTCTGTGCCAATGTATCAGCACCCCAATACTGATGGCGTTGGTTCATGGTAGATCAACAGAAGATCCGCTGCTTCCATGGGCTGCCTCGGAACTGGGGATGGATATGGAGATTTCGAGGCAAAATTCCACCGTTCAGGAGATGAAAGCATTGAGCTCCAATGAGGAAGGAAGTA